The following are encoded together in the Acanthochromis polyacanthus isolate Apoly-LR-REF ecotype Palm Island chromosome 14, KAUST_Apoly_ChrSc, whole genome shotgun sequence genome:
- the rev1 gene encoding DNA repair protein REV1 → MSRDGWMKKKASAGGDNGWAERGGYMAAKVSKLDEQFKLDAPREKRKEGACSSIFSGVAIYVNGYTEPSADELRRLMMLHGGQFHVYYSRSKTTHIIANNLPNSKIQELKGEKVIRPEWITDSIKAGRLLPYLQYMLYAKQKGLLFPGMTLRQTSEIAGPSQLNARQKLHLPQRSVQASVLGREPSSSGCQNNSVPVSSHSVPQSVQHSSATTQPSLSASGQLITEPRHRNPPHTQPLSNPSLTKQPHRCPQSTPPQEAELKINGLLQTSPDTKSHSKIDEVQECGGKDHPAGASRVVKEAPLSNGHAHLVNGALKPEELCPAADQPSADGDLLRRRAKTSPDKPQSSPVQFHTKPDPYEFPHSPPKQSDQSPDLEEQSSSQGAEQRPKPPPPTHHEAAKASEGHLLPKQPQTPPQLDKTHPSPASLSLSYSSVRLNGSHHDAFPSDAASLSTANTTPDRPAGNSSFSSSSKPSAQLLEQTGGLISEFYSHSRLHQISTWRTGFSEYVNELHSKRKAAGGACFPGKDRLRKLVAQRPTDSQGTSAAVSVKSCILHVDMDCFFVSVGIRHRPELKGKPVAVTSNRGQARVPLRPGANPQVEMQYYQRKYTHPQPEMTDDDDLHRTPSQESPDSHANGMLQETAALSMAEIASCSYEARQAGVRNGMFFGKAKQLCPTLQSVPYDFEAYKEVALSMYEILAGYTHDIEALSCDEVLIDGSALLAEVGVNPHDLAKAIRADIYEKTGCCASVGMGSNILLARLATRKAKPNGQHFLKSEEVDDFIRDLPVTSLPGVGPVMGRKLAAMAVRSCGDLQQVSLSQLQKKFGPRTGQTLFRFCRGLDDRPVRYEKERKSVSAEMNYNIRFTKVDEAECFLTNLSMEVQKRLQDAGLRGRRVTLKVMVRKVGAPLEPAKYGGHGICDNLARTVMLAQSTDSGQLIAAAVIKLLHAMKLQVQDLRGVGIQVQLLEGNQSVRQDGNGLRKRSIKDLLFGQEPSAKSNNRDSPQEKTSSTTAPSACSLPHPLSPAEPVPGTSKEQPASRQTPKRSRSRLNLSIEVPSPSQVDRSVLEALPAELREQVEQSWTRRDGRQNNCRSPGLQLSTANSRPSSPPRPAPASVPALYTPPVGTLLLQIPNQPDSPGIVLELPNFSQVDPDVFAALPKELQEELKSAYSRVTNIQPQAKILEPKNPLLQLKQPGVGLGRVKRRYKRKNAISPVKKGASPLKKRQMTNSPAKTLAPAIKPINILKTETDPSTSSSHPDIPESVTKLIARPAPALAGACDLTDIKTLLREWVTTITEPMEEDILQVVKYCTDLIEDKDLERLDLIIKYMKRIMQQSVESVWSMAFDFILDNVQVVVQQAYGSTLKIA, encoded by the exons ATGAGTCGAGATGGGTGGATGAAGAAGAAAGCCAGTGCCGGTGGGGACAATGGTTGGGCGGAACGA GGCGGCTACATGGCTGCCAAGGTTTCTAAGCTGGACGAGCAGTTTAAGCTCGATGCCCCCAGAGAGAAGCGCAAAGAAGGAGCGTGCTCCAGCATCTTCAGTGGAGTGGCTATTTATGTCAACGGATACACAG AGCCGAGTGCAGACGAACTGCGCAGACTGATGATGCTGCATGGCGGGCAGTTCCACGTCTACTACTCGCGCTCCAAGACCACCCACATCATCGCCAATAACCTGCCCAACAGCAAGATTCAGGAGCTCAAAGGGGAGAAGGTCATCAGGCCGGAGTGGATCACTGACAG CATCAAGGCTGGCCGGCTGCTGCCCTACCTGCAGTACATGCTCTATGCTAAGCAGAAAGGGCTGCTCTTCCCCGGCATGACTCTCCGTCAGACCTCAGAGATCGCAGGACCGAGTCAGCTGAACGCCCGTCAGAAGCTTCATCTGCCACAACGCAGCGTTCAGGCCTCCGTTCTCGGCCGTGAACCGTCTTCATCCGGCTGCCAGAACAACTCCGTCCCTGTCTCCAGCCACAGCGTCCCTCAGTCCGTCCAGCACAGCTCTGCTACCACCCAGccaagtctctcagcatccgGTCAGCTCATTACAGAGCCCAGGCACAGAAACCCTCCACACACCCAGCCGCTGTCTAACCCGAGCCTCACAAAGCAGCCACACAGGTGTCCACAGTCCACTCCCCCACAGGAAGCGGAATTAAAGAT AAACGGATTACTGCAGACCTCACCGGACACGAAGAGCCATTCAAAAATCGACGAAGTGCAAGAGTGTGGCGGCAAAGATCATCCTGCTGGGGCCTCGAGGGTGGTGAAGGAAGCCCCCCTGAGCAATGGACACGCTCACCTTGTTAACGGTGCCTTAAAGCCAGAGGAGCTGTGCCCTGCTGCAGATCAACCCTCTGCTGACGGGGACCTGCTCAGACGCAGAGCCAAGACTTCACCAGACAAACCTCAGAGCTCTCCAGTGCAGTTCCACACCAAACCCGACCCGTACGAGTTTCCCCACAGTCCTCCGAAGCAGTCTGACCAGTCCCCTGATTTAGAGGAACAGTCCAGTTCAcagggagcagagcagagacCTAAACCCCCACCGCCCACCCACCACGAGGCTGCTAAAGCCTCTGAAGGTCACCTCCTCCCCAAACAGCCCCAAACACCTCCACAGCTTGATAAGACTCATCCGTCCCCTGCATCTCTCTCGCTTTCCTATTCTTCGGTTCGACTGAACGGAAGTCACCACGATGCCTTTCCATCTGACGCCGCCTCCCTCAGCACAGCCAACACAACGCCTGATCGTCCTGCTGGCAATTCATCGTTCTCATCTTCATCCAAGCCTTCAGCTCAGCTTCTCGAACAGACGGGCGGTTTGATTTCAGAGTTCTACTCACACTCACGTCTGCACCAGATCTCCACCTGGAGGACCGGCTTTTCTGAGTACGTCAACGAACTCCACAGCAAACGAAAAGCAGCGGGAGGCGCCTGCTTTCCTGGGAAAGACCGACTGAGGAAACTGGTTGCTCAGCGACCCACAGACAGCCAGG gtACTTCGGCAGCAGTCAGTGTTAAATCCTGCATTCTCCATGTGGACATGGactgtttctttgtgtctgtgGGGATCCGACATCGACCTGAGCTTAAAG gGAAGCCTGTAGCTGTAACCAGTAACCGTGGTCAGGCCAGAGTGCCGCTAAGACCCGGGGCTAACCCTCAAGTGGAGATGCAGTACTACCAGAGGAAATACACCCATCCTCAGCCTG AGATGACCGACGACGACGATCTGCACAGAACTCCTTCACAAGAGAGTCCTGACTCCCACGCCAACGGGATGCTCCAGGAAACTGCTGCTCTCTCAATGGCAGAGATTGCATCCTGCAGCTATGAAGCTCG GCAGGCGGGCGTGAGGAATGGGATGTTTTTTGGCAAAGCTAAGCAGCTGTGCCCTACGCTGCAGTCTGTCCCGTATGATTTTGAGGCCTATAAAGAAGTGGCTCTGAGCATGTATGAGATCCTGGCAGG TTATACCCATGATATCGAGGCTCTGAGCTGTGATGAGGTGCTGATAGACGGTTCTGCTCTGCTGGCCGAGGTGGGCGTCAACCCGCACGATCTGGCCAAAGCGATCAGAGCAGATATCTATGAGAAAACTGGATGCTGTGCTTCAGTGGGCATGG GGTCCAACATCCTTCTGGCTCGACTGGCCACTCGTAAAGCCAAGCCAAACGGGCAGCACTTCCTGAAATCTGAAGAAGTGGACGATTTTATCAGGGACCTGCCAGTGACCAGCCTACCAG GTGTTGGGCCTGTTATGGGCAGGAAGCTGGCTGCTATGGCTGTGAGGTCATGTGGGGACCTCCAGCAAGTGTCTCTCTCTCAGCTGCAGAAGAAGTTCGGACCCCGTACTGGACAAACCCTTTTCCGTTTCTGCAGGGGTCTGGATGACCGGCCGGTCCGCTACGAGAAGGAGAGAAAGTCCGTCTCTGCTGAGATGAACTACAACATTCGCTTCACTAAG GTCGATGAAGCGGAGTGTTTCCTCACTAACTTATCCATGGAGGTGCAGAAGCGTCTACAGGACGCAGGGTTACGCGGTCGCAGAGTCACGCTGAAGGTCATGGTCCGTAAGGTTGGAGCACCACTGGAACCAGCTAAATATGGTGGTCATGGCATCTGTGATAATCTGGCCAG GACCGTGATGCTCGCTCAGTCCACTGACAGCGGACAGCTGATAGCCGCTGCAGTCATCAAGCTGCTCCATGCCATGAAGCTGCAGGTTCAGGACCTGAGAGGAGTCGGCATCCAGGTTCAGCTTCTGGAAGGGAATCAGTCTGTGCGCCAGGACGGCAATGGGCTCCGAAAACGCTCCATCAAAGATCTGCTCTTTGGCCAGGAACCGAGTGCCAAGTCCAACAACAGag ACTCACCCCAGGAAAAGACTTCTTCTACAACAGCTCCATCGGCTTGCTCTCTTCCACATCCTTTGTCGCCTGCTGAGCCAGTCCCCGGAACAAGCAAAGAGCAGCCGGCTTCCAGACAGACGCCCAAACGTTCTCGGTCACGTCTCAACCTCAGCATTGAAGTCCCCTCTCCTTCGCAG GTGGATCGTTCTGTGCTGGAGGCCCTGCCTGCAGAGCTCAGAGAGCAAGTGGAGCAGTCATGGACCAGGAGAGACGGGAGACAGAATAACTGTCGTTCTCCTGGCCTGCAGCTGTCCACTGCTAACTCCCGTCCATCCTCCCCTCCTCGACCTGCTCCTGCCTCTGTACCTGCACTATACACTCCACCTGTAGGAACGTTGCTCCTACAGATTCCTAATCAGCCAGACAGTCCAGGAATTGTGCTGGAGCTACCGAACTTTTCACAG GTCGATCCAGACGTATTTGCTGCTCTTcccaaagagctgcaggaggagctgaAGTCAGCCTACAGCCGTGTAACAAACATCCAACCCCAGGCCAAAATCT TGGAGCCGaaaaatccactgctgcagctgaagcagCCTGGAGTAGGACTCGGTCGGGTGAAGCGGCGCTACAAGAGGAAGAATGCAATCAGCCCTGTTAAAAAGGGAGCTTCACCCCTGAAGAAGCGTCAGATGACAAACAGCCCAGCCAAAACCCTAGCACCTGCTATAAAGCCCATTAACATACTGAAG ACTGAAACAGATCCCTCCACGTCATCCTCACATCCGGACATCCCAGAATCGGTGACTAAGCTGATCGCTCGTCCTGCTCCAGCGCTGGCCGGAGCCTGTGACCTGACAGACATTAAAACACTCCTTCGAGAATGGGTCACCACCATAACAG AACCCATGGAGGAGGACATCCTGCAGGTGGTCAAATACTGCACTGATTTAATTGAGGATAAAGATCTGGAGAGGTTGGATTTGattataaaatacatgaaaag AATCATGCAGCAGTCGGTGGAGTCTGTGTGGAGCATGGCTTTTGACTTCATCCTGGACAACGTGCAGGTGGTTGTACAGCAGGCCTATGGCAGCACCCTGAAGATAGCATAA
- the txndc9 gene encoding thioredoxin domain-containing protein 9: MANQPMDIITKVLEQSAKLVEEQVDAQLSKLNEMDEDDLERLKERRLEALKKAQKQKQEWLSKGHGEYREVPSEKDFFGEVKDSKNVVCHFYRNSTFRCKILDKHLAILAKKHVETKFLKLNVEKAPFLTERLRIKVIPTLALLIDGKTKDYVVGFSDLGNTDEFPTEMLEWRLGCADVINYSGNLMEPPTVTQRSGTKFTKVEKKSIRGRGYDSDSDSGDD; this comes from the exons ATGGCCAATCAACCAATGGACATCATAACAAAGGTTCTGGAGCAGTCCGCCAAACTGGTGGAGGAGCAGGTGGACGCACAGCTGAGCAAACTCAATGAAATGGATGAAGATGACTTGGAGAGGCTGAAGGAGAGGCGATTAGAGGCACTTAAAAAAGCGCAGAAACAGAAGCAG GAGTGGCTGTCCAAAGGCCATGGGGAGTACAGAGAAGTCCCCAGTGAGAAAGACTTTTTCGGTGAGGTGAAGGATAGCAAGAATGTTGTCTGCCACTTCTACAGAAATTCAACCTTCAG ATGTAAGATCCTCGACAAACACTTGGCCATCTTGGCAAAGAAGCATGTGGAGACCAAGTTCCTCAAGCTGAACGTGGAAAAGGCCCCATTCCTGACGGAGAGGCTGCGCATTAAAGTTATTCCCACGCTGGCTTTGCTGATAGACGGAAAAACAAAGGACTATGTGGTTGGATTCTCTGACCTGGGCAACACGGATGAGTTTCCCACAGAGATGCTGGAATGGCGACTCGGCTGTGCGGATGTTATTAACTACAG CGGGAACCTGATGGAGCCCCCAACAGTGACGCAGAGATCAGGCACAAAATTCACAAAAGTGGAGAAGAAAAGCATCAGAGGACGAGGATACGATTCAGATTCAGACTCTGGAGATGACTGA
- the mrpl30 gene encoding 39S ribosomal protein L30, mitochondrial, giving the protein MSALCRGLNFLSGKALTEAPVLSSCVWTVSARSKFSKARIPRELFAERSQEHEKYGGDPDQPHKLHVVTRVKSVIRRPYWEKEIVKYFGLQKAQVPVIHKNTPAVNKQLKFIKHLVRIQPLKTPYGLPAEQDMAETYINSKGELIVRRLLQPVDQKAIES; this is encoded by the exons ATGTCAGCTCTCTGTCGTGGTTTAAACTTCTTATCGGGAAAG GCCCTGACAGAAGCTCCAGTTTTGTCATCCTGCGTGTGGACTGTGTCAGCGCGCAGCAAGTTTTCCAAAGCAAGAATTCCAAGAGAG CTTTTTGCTGAGCGATCACAAGAACATGAGAAATATGGAGGTGATCCAGACCAGCCTCATAAACTGCACGTCGTGACACGAGTCAAGAGTGTGATCCGAAGGCCGTACTGGGAGAAGGAGATTGTGAAATACTTTGGGCTGCAAAAG GCTCAGGTTCCTGTAATCCACAAAAATACACCTGCAGTTAATAAGCAGCTGAAGTTTATCAAACACCTGGTGAG GATACAGCCACTGAAGACTCCCTATGGGCTTCCCGCTGAACAGGACATGGCCGAGACATACATCAACAGCAAAGGAGAGCTGATTGTACGTCGCCTCCTCCAGCCTGTAGACCAAAAGGCAATCGAATCCTAA